The Asterias rubens chromosome 1, eAstRub1.3, whole genome shotgun sequence genome segment accttccggtacgaccggaagatgaggtcatacgattttggcgttaacttttcaaatgttgtccaagtctttatctatgtgatgcccaagtatgaacatcatagcattaatattcgttgagatacagcgaaaagcaaatgtcgtttttcaactttaaaaaccttgccatgacgtcatcaatgacgtcatcattcccaaaaagtggcggtttcgtctactcactattgccgatgtacatagtaagttttaagtttgtacaagctttacttttgtttaaaattgctggagaaggttcgcagggaaagaagaacgcgaggaaaactagacatagtgttttttgttaattacaaaaacacggtgttcggttggacgctacgtgatgacgtagttcaaaaacagtGAACcatgaagatgttttttatacaatgtgtcgttattttatagttaaacttgtatcacacttttgaacgccttgtttcttcacaaatgcaatatgtttgtgtgagattggcatcagtctttttgtttgcaacttatgaaagccctttaaaaatctagctcacccctgcacttgatgctgtacacagatttgataatcaacagcgccctctttggtgggcaaaaagagagcgctgttgggaattcccccaaaaactttcgcgccatatgatttttacacattttattgttattcaatacctgatgacgtcattatgacgtattaggcctgtgttgtcttaaaaatactacggttcaactatctattgagtttcaaggttcaaatctaTCTacatcttgagttatgccgtagataagctcaaaagttgtttttttttatgaaaaaaaaacgaaggcgaactttgacccagggtaacgacccggaagttaaggtcgtacgattttagcgttaacttttcaaatgttgtccaagtctttatctatccgatgcccaagtatgaacatcatagcttttatattcgttgagatacagcaacaagcaaatggtacttttttaacattaaaaaccctgtcatgacgtcatcaatgacgtcatcattctaaaaaagtggcggtttcatcaactcactggtgcctatgtacatagtaagttttaagtttatacaagcttaacttttgtttaaaagctcaaaagttgttttttgatgaaaaaaaacgaATAAAAATAAACGAatgcgaactttgacccagggcaacgacccggaagttaaggtcgtacgatttttgcgtttacttttcaaatgttgcttaagtcttaaactatctgatgcctaagtatgaacatcatagctgttataatcgttgagatacagcaacaagcaaatgatcatttttgaacattaaaaaccctgtcatgacgtcatcaatgacgtcatcattccaaaaaagtggcggtttcatctaatcactattacctatgtacatagtaagttttaagtttgtacaagctttacttttgtttaaaagctcaaaagttgtttttttatgaaaaaacacgaaggcgaactttgacccagggtaactaCCCGGAaattaaggtcgtacgattttggcgttaacttttcaaatgttttccaagtctttatctatccgatggccaagtatgaacatcatagcttttatattcgttgagatacagcaacaagcaaatggtcatttttgaacattaaaatccctgtcatgacgtcatcaatgacgtcatcattccaaaaaagtggcggtttcatcaactcactggtgcctatgtacatagtaagttttaagtttatacaagcttaacttttgttttaaagctcaaaagttgttttttgatggaaaaatgcgaaggcgaactttgacccagggtaacgatcggaagttaaggtcatacgattttggcgttaacttttcaaatgttgtccaagtctttatctatctgatctataagtatgaacatcatagcattcatattcgttgagatacagcgaaaagcaaatgtcgtttttcaactttaaaaaccttgccatgacgtcatcaatgacgtcatcattcccaaaaagtggcggtttcgtctactcactattgccgatgtacatagtaagttttaagtttgtacaagctttacttttgtttaaaattgctggagaaggttcgcagggaaagaagaacgcgaggaaaaaaaaaaaaaaaaaacagaacaataacaatagttgttcggctgttggccgaacacctaaaaaacagaacaataacaatagttgttcggctgttggccgaacacctaaaaacagaacaataacaatagttgttcggctgttggccgaacacctaaaaaaacagaacaataacaatagttgttcggctgttggccgaacacctaattacCTGTTGACGAAGATAAATACAGTGTGATGAGATCTTCGTCTAAGGATCTTATGAACTGTAAGCCCGCGAAAAAGTCTTTTAAAATAcgagtgagatattacctctttctcaaaaactacgttacttcagagggagccgtttctcacaatgttttatactatgaacagctctccattgctcgttaccaagtaagtttttatgctaacagttattttgaataattaccaatggtatccagtgccttaaaatagTGTACACATTTCTGTATCAAAATTGTATATCTGTCACCCATAGCCGGCCACGTCAACCCCAACAATCAAGAAGAACCTGTTTGGAAAGAAAACTAATGCgacatgtctttaaaaaaatggatGTCCTCTTTTTCAAACTAGTGACAATAATTACTGTCCACTCGGGGCTAAACAAAGTTTTTATGACAGTAttttaataaccaatagtgtccactgccttgaaataTACTGACATAAAACGTTGTGTACAAAATCATCATCCAAATGCTTTAAGAAGTTATTGGAGCagttaattaaataaatttgctaaagttttgactaaaaaaaatattgttagcaattatttatttgttgtttgtatCATGACCTGTCTTTGTTCAAAAGTAAATGGAATGTCTTCGTTTGTTACTACCAACTGATAACCATCATCATCAATGGCCTTGGCACAGTAGCAATCCATGAAGTTTATTCCATCTTTGGAGTCAAGATTCCGGAGCAATAATGCCAGAAGAGCTGTTAATATATAAGCAACACCAATCATGCAGACAGTACAGGAAGAGCCAAATAGAAACGGAGCTACGAGAGGTCCAAAGAGAGATGCACCACCCCAACCCAAGTTCACGATGGAGAACACTAGGCTGTAAGCTTCAGGGTGTCTCTTGACAGCGATAGTAGAACACATGGTGATCAATATCACACGAGCTGCTTGTGAACCGAAGAAAAACACAGCCAAGAAGATTGAAGCTACGGTGAGTGATGGGGAGAATTTGACTAACACCAAGGGTAATCCTGCGGTGCATAGCGATACAAAGCAGAATATCCACGTCAAGTTGTTGCTTAAGGTGCCGAGGACATAGACGCAACATGCGGTACTCAACAGAACGGAGAATCCGCATAAGCCAAGCATATGAGCCGTTGATACTGTACCGTCTCCGAACATGTAGTCCACCCAGACTGCAAGAGTAGGCTCGAGTGCCGTGTATCCTAGGGCACTTACCAGGAAACTTAGTGCGACAATCAACACCTGGACATCGAAAATGACTCGCCATCGCACAGAACGATGTTTCTTCTGGTCGACTTGACTCGTTGCGTCGTCGGCTCCTTGGTCGGACCTGGTTTCCTCCTTTTTGTGAAAGTTTTCAGTTCGAAACGTCAACAGCACACCAACAATGAGTATGAGTTCAATAGACAAGAACAGGAGGAACACACGGTTGTTCAGGTATCGGAAGAGCTCGCCTACGAATAAAGCCGCGAATAAGTTGAAAGATAACTTGCACATTGCCACTCCAGTTACTATCGTGCACTCCAATGAAGCCTCGTCATAGATGTCTCGAATCCTAGCCATGGCCATGGTTTGGGTGCATGCACTCACCACGCCCTGCAAACAACGGTTAGTCAGTAGAATAAGTGGAGTTAAAGGTGTAAGTCCGTAGAGAAGACATTTAAATGTAGAACAAAGTAACCCGAAGAGAAGTACTATATCAAGTCCCCACCGGTCAGCAACTAAACCCGCAATCGGTGAGAATAATACCTCCACGATTCCAGTGGACATGAACGTGGCAGCTAAAGCGAATGATGCAGTTCCTTTTGATATCTCACCGATAGTGGCGTTACTGCTCTGATGTTGCCACTGCACTTCGGTAAGAAGAGGCACCACTGCGCCGTGCATACAGCTATCTAAATATTGACAACCGATACTTGTGAAAACCCTCAGCCACCTCTCGGAATTTCCTCCGTAAAAATGCATTGCTTGGTTTTTATTATAATGTATGTTACTCGATGTTCATAATGTGTGATCCTTGACTTATACAGCATacagtatacacataatgaatgtttatgagtgcaatggtgcgacaaatatgttcatgagttgaaagatggaatgttctattcaacgaggcggagccgagttgaatggaacattccagctttcatcGTTTTTCTGAAAACGTGGGGAGCGAGTGGCAAGAGCAGGGAGGGAGTACGTCAACGCACGTCACTCGCACGGTTTGCGCAAGGTGTAAGTACGTGGCCCGCACGCCACGCCTGGCCGTGAGTGGTTGCGCGCAGCGTACGTTGCAAGTGAGTTTTACATGCTTACAACGTGCTTACAACGTGCGTTCAACGTGCGTACAACGTGCGTACAACGTACGATAATCTTGCGATTGCCACGTTGTCGTACGGAGGCCGTACTTACACGTGCTGGTCACGTACGGTGTCCTTACTCACTCGCATGTTGTAAGCACGTGCATACGTACTCGTGCAAGTGACCCTTggcgaaaaaaaaaagactcacGGAGTCAGTGCGCAGTGCGCACGTTGGCTGTAGAGGGCACGCACATCACCCGTACTGGGGGTGAATCCGTACGGGTGACGCAGAGAAAGTTCATCATTCAATAAAAGTGCTACGTCGTGTCTGCGTGCTCCCAAATCCGTACTGAGGCGGTACTCGGCACGTACTCGGCACGTACGGATCCCCAAATCTTGCCCACGTTTTTGCACGTAGACAGCACGCACTTGCACGTACGGCGGGTTGGGACCGCCGCtaaacagttaaaaccagtctcatctccagttaggacgagtttaattaaaggaacacattgccttggatcggacgagttggtccatgaataAGCTttctcaaggcagtcgaataaAGCCCGGTCACAACCCACCGTGCGTGTTTTTTGTCCGTACGTGTTTTGAGGAGGCCACGGCCGCCACGTTTTTCTGAAAACGTGGGGAGGGAGTGGCAAGAGCAGGGAGTAAGTACGTCAACGCACGTCACTCGCACGGTCTGCGCAAGGTGTAAGTACGTGGCCCGCACGCCACGCCTGGCCGTGATCGGTTGCGTGCATCGTACGTTGCGCACGTTGTAAGTGAGTTGAACATGCTTACAACGTGCTTACAACGTACGCTCATCTTGCGATTGCCACGTTGTCGTACGGAGGCCGTACTTACACGTGCTGGTCACGTACGGTGTCCTTACTCACTTGCATGTTGTAAGTGCGTGCATATGCGATAAACGTGAGTTTTTCGCCcgatgtcgggggggggggtgtatataATAGGACGAACTCCGGCTGAATGTGAACATAAGTTTTACACATTAATAAGTTCAATTTACATGTTCTGACTTTTAACATGAGTGATTACATGTTTGTACCATAATATGTTACATGTAAAATGTTAGAAACTATTTGGCGGactatgctactctcacactagggagaatatgctagcgaatgtgcttacgaacggaaatatttaacaatcgctcaaacttcgcaacattcaccacaaattcactacgttcacaaatcattctccacctccttgCGAAGATTGGTcactttatgctgctctcacacggcgaatatgctagcgaattaTGCTATCGGAAGGACTGTTCGACAATCGCTCAAACCTCGCagcattcgccgtgtcttcgttagcgttggtaacaaattcggaacgttcacaaattattccccacctccttacgTCGATCcctcaatttacaaaccggtttgttgatttcagcgaatgttgcgatgACGGTCATTGG includes the following:
- the LOC117295311 gene encoding vesicular acetylcholine transporter unc-17-like; amino-acid sequence: MHFYGGNSERWLRVFTSIGCQYLDSCMHGAVVPLLTEVQWQHQSSNATIGEISKGTASFALAATFMSTGIVEVLFSPIAGLVADRWGLDIVLLFGLLCSTFKCLLYGLTPLTPLILLTNRCLQGVVSACTQTMAMARIRDIYDEASLECTIVTGVAMCKLSFNLFAALFVGELFRYLNNRVFLLFLSIELILIVGVLLTFRTENFHKKEETRSDQGADDATSQVDQKKHRSVRWRVIFDVQVLIVALSFLVSALGYTALEPTLAVWVDYMFGDGTVSTAHMLGLCGFSVLLSTACCVYVLGTLSNNLTWIFCFVSLCTAGLPLVLVKFSPSLTVASIFLAVFFFGSQAARVILITMCSTIAVKRHPEAYSLVFSIVNLGWGGASLFGPLVAPFLFGSSCTVCMIGVAYILTALLALLLRNLDSKDGINFMDCYCAKAIDDDGYQLVVTNEDIPFTFEQRQVMIQTTNK